Proteins encoded in a region of the Synechococcus sp. BIOS-U3-1 genome:
- a CDS encoding HdeD family acid-resistance protein, with protein MNSEDRSESLGTFKAFSIAEGILLIVLGVLALIFPVVASFWTTGVIAVLFLVGGVVGWISNLARSRRMGRWICFWRLVVSTLFLVAGGSMISNFRDPGEAAEQVVAFALAIGIVFIVEGVVAFFNGLANSGQPGAGWAIANGVITFILGLLIVTLKFWGLLWVLGTLVGISFLFSGIELIAFSSSINDGQDPPAIA; from the coding sequence ATGAATTCCGAGGACCGCTCCGAATCCCTGGGCACCTTCAAAGCCTTCTCGATCGCAGAGGGCATTCTTCTGATTGTTTTGGGCGTCCTGGCCCTGATTTTCCCAGTTGTCGCTTCGTTCTGGACCACAGGCGTGATTGCCGTTTTGTTTCTCGTCGGCGGTGTAGTCGGCTGGATCAGCAACCTGGCTCGTTCCCGCCGGATGGGTCGCTGGATCTGCTTCTGGCGTTTGGTTGTGTCCACGCTGTTCCTCGTGGCCGGTGGCTCGATGATCAGTAACTTCCGTGATCCCGGTGAAGCCGCTGAGCAGGTGGTTGCGTTCGCCTTGGCTATTGGCATCGTCTTCATCGTCGAGGGCGTTGTGGCCTTCTTCAACGGACTGGCCAACAGCGGTCAACCTGGTGCAGGATGGGCTATCGCCAATGGAGTGATCACCTTCATTCTTGGCCTGCTGATCGTCACCCTCAAGTTCTGGGGTCTGCTCTGGGTGCTCGGAACGCTGGTGGGCATCAGCTTCCTATTCAGCGGAATCGAGCTGATCGCATTCAGCTCCAGCATCAATGACGGCCAGGATCCACCTGCGATCGCGTGA
- a CDS encoding riboflavin synthase, producing MFTGLVQAVGQVERRGRALLVDGCSAFAPLHLGDSVAVDGVCLTVASLVGDGFLADVSEETLQRTTLGAKAAGGGSVNLEPALRLSDRLGGHLVSGHVDGIGEVVAVESLPQSWHLELRWRDADFGRYICDKASVAVNGISLTVAGCADAGARFWLAVIPHTWSVTALRDLQVGDEVNLEIDLLARYTERLISASGSKDGIPPISAAWLAEHGWG from the coding sequence ATGTTCACGGGGTTGGTCCAGGCGGTGGGTCAGGTCGAACGACGCGGTCGCGCTCTGCTCGTTGACGGCTGTAGTGCTTTCGCTCCATTGCACCTTGGTGACAGCGTCGCCGTGGACGGTGTTTGCCTCACAGTGGCATCACTGGTGGGTGACGGTTTTCTCGCGGATGTGAGTGAGGAGACGCTTCAGCGCACCACTCTCGGGGCGAAGGCCGCTGGAGGAGGATCTGTAAATCTCGAACCTGCTCTTCGTCTGTCTGACCGATTGGGAGGACATCTCGTGAGCGGCCATGTGGACGGCATCGGTGAGGTGGTCGCCGTGGAGTCTCTGCCCCAGTCATGGCATTTGGAACTGCGCTGGCGAGATGCGGACTTCGGCCGCTACATCTGCGACAAGGCCAGTGTTGCGGTGAATGGCATCAGCCTCACAGTGGCGGGTTGCGCTGATGCCGGGGCGCGGTTCTGGCTCGCTGTGATTCCACATACGTGGTCGGTCACAGCCCTTCGTGATCTGCAGGTTGGCGATGAGGTCAACCTCGAGATCGATCTGCTGGCTCGTTATACGGAGCGGCTCATCAGTGCCAGTGGCTCCAAGGACGGAATACCACCAATTAGTGCCGCCTGGCTTGCAGAGCACGGCTGGGGTTGA
- a CDS encoding bifunctional nuclease family protein → MSVAGIALDASNRSPIVLLRDPSRRRQVPIWIDQAQAHNIMAGLNGTPQPRPLSHDLMAALLDAGGLQLERVIIHAIEDSTFRAVLRLRDSDLDSDTVSAVVDAVETVVDGDDNLLEIDARPSDAIALAIRTGSSIWMLEEVVAEASIAVDAEADAEDRDEFRRFLDGISPAALGRHLESRQPGDSRDAQGDTPAP, encoded by the coding sequence ATGAGCGTGGCGGGAATCGCCCTGGATGCCAGCAACCGCAGTCCAATTGTGCTGCTGCGGGACCCATCGCGACGTCGACAGGTGCCGATCTGGATCGATCAGGCTCAAGCGCACAACATCATGGCCGGCCTCAATGGCACGCCTCAGCCCAGGCCCCTCAGCCATGACCTGATGGCTGCATTGCTGGATGCAGGGGGATTGCAGCTGGAGCGCGTGATCATTCATGCGATCGAAGACAGCACGTTCCGGGCCGTACTGCGGCTTCGTGACAGTGATCTCGACAGCGACACCGTCTCTGCCGTAGTGGATGCAGTTGAGACTGTTGTCGACGGGGATGACAACCTCCTAGAGATTGATGCACGCCCCAGTGATGCGATCGCACTGGCTATTCGCACCGGCAGCAGCATCTGGATGCTTGAAGAAGTCGTCGCGGAAGCCTCAATTGCCGTGGATGCCGAAGCGGATGCAGAAGATCGAGATGAATTCCGTCGCTTCCTAGACGGGATCAGTCCCGCCGCCCTAGGACGCCACCTGGAATCGCGCCAGCCTGGGGATTCCAGGGACGCCCAAGGCGACACCCCGGCCCCTTGA
- a CDS encoding aldo/keto reductase, with the protein MRAVQSPQQMLQLLRAALAAGINHLETAPAYGPAEAFLGKALAQLIKEGASPADGGWVITSKLLPGQSFLSGREALESSLSRLGIDTLDNLAIHGLNLDCHLDWALYGEGAKLIEWALASGRVRQVGFSSHGSNALIERAIASGRFRFCCLHLHLLDPTRMPLAQQALARSMGVLAISPADKGGRLQAPSELLVADCSPFQPLQLAYRFLLAAGVSTLTVGAQSAADLKLARSLAASGGPLDLEEQRVLAHLEQQRESRLGHELCGQCRACLPCPNDVPIPELLRLRNLANGHDLMEFAGERYNLIGRAGHWWETIDASQCDRCGDCLPRCPHQLPIPELLADTHRLLAAAPRRRLWG; encoded by the coding sequence ATGCGCGCCGTCCAGTCTCCGCAACAGATGCTGCAGCTGTTACGCGCAGCTCTTGCGGCTGGCATCAACCATCTCGAAACTGCACCTGCTTATGGGCCTGCTGAAGCTTTTCTAGGCAAGGCCTTGGCACAGCTGATCAAGGAGGGCGCATCACCCGCCGACGGTGGCTGGGTGATCACCAGCAAGCTGCTTCCGGGGCAGAGCTTTCTCTCTGGGCGTGAGGCTCTGGAGTCCAGCCTCAGCAGACTCGGGATCGACACGCTGGACAATCTGGCCATTCATGGCCTGAACCTGGACTGCCATCTCGACTGGGCGCTTTACGGCGAAGGAGCCAAGCTGATCGAGTGGGCCCTCGCCAGCGGCAGGGTTCGCCAGGTGGGCTTCAGCAGCCACGGGTCCAATGCCCTGATCGAGCGTGCAATCGCCAGTGGCCGCTTCAGGTTCTGTTGCCTGCATCTGCATCTGCTGGACCCCACGCGCATGCCACTGGCACAGCAGGCCCTAGCGAGATCCATGGGCGTACTTGCGATTTCTCCGGCTGACAAGGGTGGTCGACTGCAGGCACCGAGTGAGCTGCTGGTAGCTGACTGCAGTCCGTTCCAGCCTTTGCAGCTGGCCTATCGCTTTCTACTTGCGGCTGGCGTCAGCACACTCACCGTAGGAGCCCAGAGCGCCGCAGACCTCAAATTGGCTCGATCGCTGGCAGCCAGCGGCGGTCCATTGGATCTCGAGGAGCAAAGAGTTCTCGCTCACCTTGAGCAGCAGCGTGAGAGTCGGCTTGGCCATGAGCTCTGCGGCCAGTGCCGTGCCTGCCTGCCATGCCCCAACGACGTCCCGATCCCCGAGCTGCTGAGGTTGCGCAATCTCGCCAACGGCCATGACCTGATGGAATTCGCCGGAGAGCGCTACAACTTGATTGGCCGAGCTGGGCACTGGTGGGAAACGATCGATGCGAGCCAATGCGACCGCTGCGGTGACTGCCTGCCGCGCTGCCCTCACCAGCTACCGATCCCAGAGCTGCTGGCCGACACCCATCGACTTCTGGCAGCGGCACCGCGACGGCGGCTATGGGGCTGA
- a CDS encoding twin-arginine translocation signal domain-containing protein produces MKPVVVPAPLLNRRRFLQFAAVTAAAGLSGCSRGGSVPTLRAAPESLPSIWRRDLPAPWRFGALSSETLLDSPWPLPTDMLALTDGWLSVISPERLQAVATDALQSKIGPLGQRFLNEASPVWRRLLLPVAFSPWVMVVRRDGTNAPAPDAGWDALLDSAVQGKLLLPSSPRLLISLAERMGGSDALRRLRAAALSFDDRFAMNWLLQGDARCAVLPLQRCMAALQRDPRLIAVLPEQGAPLHWTLLVRPSQTAEPIPQEWVLKAWKQPLLSRLLAQGWIPPLSRDELVGAVGRIPLRLRPFVLPQESVWAQSWMLLPPDAAEQQRLQQLWKASAP; encoded by the coding sequence ATGAAGCCTGTTGTCGTTCCGGCGCCATTGTTGAACCGTCGTCGGTTTCTCCAGTTCGCTGCTGTGACAGCAGCGGCGGGGCTCAGTGGCTGCAGCCGGGGAGGATCGGTCCCAACGCTGCGTGCAGCGCCTGAGAGTTTGCCCTCGATCTGGCGTCGTGATCTGCCCGCACCATGGCGTTTCGGTGCGCTCTCAAGTGAGACCCTTCTGGACAGTCCGTGGCCGCTGCCAACGGACATGCTGGCTCTGACTGACGGCTGGTTGTCGGTGATCAGCCCTGAGCGTTTGCAGGCGGTCGCCACTGATGCTCTTCAGTCGAAAATTGGTCCTCTTGGACAACGCTTTCTCAATGAGGCCTCCCCGGTTTGGAGGCGTCTGTTGTTGCCGGTGGCCTTCAGCCCGTGGGTCATGGTGGTCCGGCGAGATGGGACGAATGCTCCTGCTCCAGATGCCGGCTGGGACGCACTGCTCGACTCTGCAGTGCAGGGCAAGCTGCTGCTGCCCTCCAGTCCGAGGCTGCTGATTTCACTCGCCGAGAGGATGGGTGGTAGTGACGCTCTGCGTCGCCTTCGTGCTGCGGCTCTCAGTTTTGACGACCGTTTCGCAATGAACTGGCTGCTGCAGGGCGATGCCAGGTGTGCCGTGCTGCCGCTGCAGCGCTGTATGGCGGCTCTCCAGCGTGATCCCAGACTCATTGCTGTGCTGCCTGAGCAGGGTGCACCACTGCACTGGACGCTGCTGGTTCGACCTTCCCAGACCGCTGAACCCATCCCCCAGGAATGGGTGCTGAAGGCCTGGAAGCAACCTTTGCTGTCAAGATTGTTAGCTCAGGGCTGGATTCCGCCGCTGTCCAGGGATGAGCTTGTCGGAGCGGTGGGTCGGATTCCCCTCCGACTACGCCCTTTTGTGCTTCCGCAGGAATCGGTCTGGGCGCAGAGCTGGATGTTGTTGCCACCTGATGCTGCCGAGCAGCAACGTTTGCAGCAGCTCTGGAAGGCGTCAGCCCCATAG
- a CDS encoding nicotinate-nucleotide--dimethylbenzimidazole phosphoribosyltransferase: protein MDWWPSTPSDPQFGVRRLTGSPPSVEATRFAGLWSDPAQPLPDLMLVLASTRTAEQPGISAAGCTPAARRTTALADAELLLKGPSVPPLWCLPPLPAGVSPALISWVVCELLGLDPQVAALGLPMPPQFPHLRFEDPRLGPAGCVSSGLAMQAERVQQLLDRGRWLGQRLRRPLLLAECVPGGTTTALAVLTGLGLPVQALVSGSALHPPMALKQRLVSEGLSRLSCQPHVDVQDLLSAVGDPFQALATGLLIGVLDSEQPVLLAGGSQMAAVLALALHALPADRRQQLCDRVLIGTTAWLAAECLQPATPASSLMMLLSNLEQHYSVSLQAYAAGLRFSASRHSRLRDFEQGHVKEGVGAGGLALLAQWRGVSVDTLVQSCDRAVDQLIAAGHEGTTAP, encoded by the coding sequence ATGGACTGGTGGCCCTCGACCCCCTCTGACCCGCAGTTCGGGGTGCGTCGTCTCACCGGGTCGCCCCCTTCGGTCGAGGCAACACGCTTTGCAGGCCTCTGGAGTGACCCTGCCCAACCGCTGCCGGATCTGATGCTGGTGCTCGCGTCCACTAGGACCGCAGAACAACCAGGAATCTCCGCGGCTGGCTGCACCCCAGCAGCACGTCGCACAACGGCTCTGGCCGATGCGGAACTGCTGCTGAAGGGGCCATCCGTTCCTCCGCTCTGGTGCCTGCCACCTCTTCCCGCGGGGGTCTCACCAGCCTTGATCAGCTGGGTGGTCTGCGAGCTCCTCGGTCTCGATCCGCAGGTCGCCGCTCTCGGATTGCCGATGCCACCACAATTTCCCCATCTCCGCTTTGAGGATCCACGTTTGGGTCCTGCTGGGTGTGTCTCCAGCGGCCTTGCGATGCAAGCCGAACGGGTGCAGCAGTTGTTGGACCGCGGTCGGTGGCTGGGACAACGACTGCGTCGACCGTTGCTGCTGGCGGAATGTGTTCCCGGCGGCACCACTACAGCTCTCGCCGTGTTGACCGGTCTGGGATTGCCTGTGCAGGCACTGGTTAGTGGCAGTGCTCTGCATCCGCCCATGGCGCTCAAGCAGCGGTTGGTGAGCGAGGGTCTTTCTCGTCTCTCTTGCCAACCACACGTCGATGTTCAGGACTTGCTCTCGGCAGTCGGTGATCCTTTTCAGGCCCTCGCCACGGGGCTTTTGATCGGCGTGCTCGATTCGGAACAGCCTGTTTTACTGGCCGGCGGCAGTCAGATGGCAGCGGTGCTTGCGTTGGCGCTTCATGCACTTCCAGCAGACCGTCGTCAGCAGCTCTGCGATCGCGTTCTGATTGGGACAACTGCATGGCTTGCCGCGGAGTGTCTCCAGCCCGCCACGCCGGCTTCTTCCCTGATGATGTTGCTCAGCAACCTGGAGCAGCACTACTCCGTATCCCTTCAGGCCTATGCCGCGGGTCTGCGCTTCTCAGCAAGCCGCCACTCCCGCTTGCGCGACTTTGAGCAGGGTCATGTGAAAGAAGGGGTGGGTGCCGGTGGCCTGGCCCTTCTGGCTCAATGGAGAGGTGTTTCCGTCGACACTTTGGTGCAGTCCTGTGATCGGGCCGTCGATCAGTTGATCGCAGCTGGCCATGAGGGCACTACCGCCCCGTAG
- a CDS encoding DUF2232 domain-containing protein — protein sequence MRPALSHRQALRMMESSYLAAAAALIWLALYYLPVGGALFRLALPLPLALLAVRRGARAGIEGLGVAILLLITLMGPVRGPLMLFPYGLLSIWLGWCWLHRCSWWLSWGIGLLIGAAGFLVRVVALSLLVGENLWVIITRAGAGLLDRLLELLQLPLAPDLLLVQLMALALVLIQQLVYVLALHALAYWIFPRLQAPVPDPPLLLHGLVALDPL from the coding sequence ATGCGACCAGCTCTCAGCCATCGCCAGGCCTTGCGGATGATGGAATCCTCTTACTTAGCGGCCGCGGCTGCCTTGATCTGGCTCGCGCTGTACTACCTCCCGGTCGGAGGAGCTCTGTTCCGCCTTGCCTTGCCTCTGCCACTTGCTCTGCTGGCAGTCCGACGCGGTGCCCGTGCCGGGATCGAAGGCCTTGGGGTGGCGATTCTTCTACTGATCACCTTGATGGGACCGGTTCGCGGACCCTTGATGCTGTTTCCTTATGGCCTTCTGTCGATATGGCTCGGCTGGTGTTGGCTGCATCGCTGCAGTTGGTGGCTGAGCTGGGGAATCGGCTTGCTGATCGGCGCTGCTGGGTTTCTTGTGAGGGTCGTTGCGCTCTCTTTGCTGGTGGGTGAAAACCTTTGGGTGATCATCACTCGAGCCGGTGCTGGCCTGCTGGACAGATTGTTGGAATTGCTGCAGTTACCTCTTGCCCCTGATTTGTTGCTGGTTCAGCTGATGGCTCTCGCTTTGGTGCTCATTCAGCAGCTCGTGTACGTCCTCGCTCTCCACGCGCTTGCTTACTGGATCTTTCCCCGATTGCAGGCCCCTGTGCCTGACCCTCCCCTGCTGCTTCATGGACTGGTGGCCCTCGACCCCCTCTGA
- the topA gene encoding type I DNA topoisomerase yields the protein MAHTLVIVESPTKARTIRGFLPKDFRVEASMGHVRDLPNNASEIPAAQKGQKWANLGVNTESDFEPLYVVPKDKKKTVKELKDALKGADQLLLATDEDREGESISWHLLQLLAPKVPVKRMVFHEITKEAIGRALDQTRELDMELVHAQETRRILDRLVGYTLSPLLWKKVAWGLSAGRVQSVAVRLLVQRERARRAFRSGSYWDLKAGLEQAGSRFDAKLTQLEGQRIATGNDFDENTGELKAGSKVRLLSESDALTLSETVKSVAWSVTSVEEKPTVRRPVPPFTTSTLQQESNRKLRLSARETMRCAQGLYERGFITYMRTDSVHLSDQAISAARSCVESRYGKDYLSKGPRQFSTKSRNAQEAHEAIRPAGESFRAPQETGLDGRDLALYELIWKRTVASQMAEARLTMLSVDLSAADAVFRASGKRIDFPGFFRAYVEGSDDPDAALEGQEVLLPALNQGDSPNLKDVEALGHQTQPPARFSEASLVKMLEKEGIGRPSTYASIIGTIVDRGYAALQNNSLTPSFTAFAVTALLEEHFPDLVDTSFTARMENTLDEISHGKVQWLPYLESFYKGNEGLESQVHLRESDIDPGASRTIDLEGLPCVVRIGRFGAYLEAKRVGDDGEEELIKATLPREITPADLDHDQAELILKQKADGPEALGEDPETGDLVYLLFGQYGPYVQRGQVSDENPKPKRASLPKGVKPEDLSLDDALGLLRLPRLLGEHPDGGKVQAGLGRFGPYVVWDKGKSEKDYRSLKGDDDVLAVGLSRALELLAMPKRGRGGRTALKDLGKPEGSEESVQVYDGPYGLYVKQGKVNASLPEGKGADDITLEQAVELLEAKAASKKGGRKASTTKKPAAKKPAAKKPAAKKAAAKKPAAKKPPATTKSGRLRASAVRVIRPAES from the coding sequence TTGGCGCACACCCTGGTCATCGTTGAGAGCCCCACCAAGGCCCGCACCATCCGTGGATTCCTCCCTAAGGACTTCCGGGTGGAAGCCTCCATGGGGCATGTGCGTGATCTTCCCAATAACGCCAGTGAGATTCCAGCGGCTCAGAAGGGGCAGAAGTGGGCCAATCTCGGCGTTAACACCGAGTCCGATTTTGAGCCCCTTTACGTGGTTCCGAAGGACAAGAAAAAAACGGTCAAGGAGCTGAAGGACGCCCTTAAAGGCGCAGATCAGCTTTTGCTGGCGACTGATGAAGACCGCGAAGGCGAAAGCATCAGCTGGCATTTGTTGCAGCTGCTTGCGCCAAAGGTTCCGGTGAAGCGAATGGTCTTTCACGAGATCACCAAGGAGGCGATTGGGCGCGCTCTTGACCAGACCCGTGAGCTGGACATGGAACTTGTGCATGCCCAGGAAACACGACGAATCCTCGACCGGTTGGTGGGCTACACCCTCTCGCCTCTGTTGTGGAAGAAGGTCGCCTGGGGCCTGTCTGCGGGTCGTGTGCAGTCCGTGGCTGTGCGTTTGCTGGTGCAACGGGAACGCGCACGACGGGCATTCCGCAGCGGCAGTTATTGGGACCTCAAGGCTGGCCTTGAGCAGGCTGGCAGTCGCTTTGACGCCAAGCTCACCCAGCTCGAGGGACAGCGCATTGCCACCGGCAATGACTTTGATGAAAACACCGGTGAACTCAAGGCTGGAAGCAAGGTTCGCCTTCTCAGTGAGAGCGATGCCCTGACCTTGTCCGAGACGGTCAAGTCGGTGGCATGGAGCGTCACGTCCGTTGAAGAAAAACCCACGGTTCGACGTCCCGTTCCGCCGTTCACGACCAGCACCCTGCAGCAGGAGTCGAACCGCAAGCTCCGGCTTTCTGCCCGCGAAACGATGCGTTGCGCTCAGGGTCTTTATGAGCGTGGTTTCATCACCTACATGCGCACCGATTCGGTGCATCTCTCTGATCAGGCGATCAGCGCTGCTCGCAGCTGTGTGGAATCGCGATATGGCAAGGACTATCTGAGCAAGGGCCCCAGGCAGTTCAGTACAAAGTCCCGAAACGCACAGGAAGCTCACGAAGCGATTCGCCCTGCCGGAGAGAGTTTTCGTGCTCCACAAGAGACGGGCCTTGATGGCAGGGACCTAGCCCTCTATGAGTTGATCTGGAAGCGCACCGTCGCCAGTCAGATGGCTGAGGCCCGCCTCACCATGCTGTCTGTTGATCTGAGTGCCGCTGATGCGGTGTTCCGTGCCAGTGGAAAGCGCATTGATTTTCCGGGGTTCTTCCGTGCCTATGTGGAGGGCAGCGATGATCCCGATGCGGCACTGGAAGGCCAGGAAGTGCTGCTGCCAGCCCTCAATCAGGGAGATTCTCCCAACCTGAAAGACGTTGAGGCGCTTGGCCATCAGACCCAGCCTCCAGCACGTTTCTCGGAAGCTTCCCTGGTGAAGATGCTCGAGAAGGAAGGAATCGGCAGGCCCTCCACCTATGCCTCGATCATTGGAACGATCGTTGATCGCGGCTATGCCGCGCTCCAGAACAATTCGCTTACGCCCAGCTTCACCGCCTTTGCGGTGACTGCGCTGCTCGAGGAGCACTTCCCAGATCTGGTTGACACTTCCTTCACCGCCAGGATGGAGAACACCCTCGATGAGATTTCTCATGGGAAGGTGCAGTGGTTGCCTTACCTAGAGAGCTTCTACAAGGGGAACGAGGGGTTGGAATCCCAGGTGCACCTGCGAGAGAGCGATATCGACCCCGGAGCCTCGCGCACGATCGACCTCGAGGGACTTCCCTGTGTGGTCAGGATTGGCCGCTTTGGTGCCTATCTCGAAGCCAAACGTGTTGGTGATGACGGTGAGGAGGAGCTGATCAAGGCCACCCTGCCTCGCGAGATCACCCCTGCTGATCTCGATCACGATCAGGCTGAGCTCATCCTTAAGCAAAAGGCGGATGGGCCTGAGGCCTTAGGTGAAGACCCCGAAACGGGAGATCTTGTTTACCTGCTGTTCGGTCAATACGGGCCCTATGTGCAGCGTGGGCAGGTGAGTGATGAGAACCCCAAGCCCAAGCGGGCTTCGCTCCCTAAGGGTGTGAAGCCGGAGGACCTCAGCCTCGATGACGCTCTCGGCCTGTTGCGACTGCCCAGGTTGCTCGGAGAGCACCCTGATGGTGGCAAGGTCCAGGCAGGACTCGGTCGTTTCGGCCCCTATGTGGTCTGGGACAAGGGCAAGAGTGAGAAGGACTATCGCTCTCTGAAAGGCGATGACGATGTTCTCGCTGTGGGACTCAGCCGTGCTCTTGAGCTGCTGGCCATGCCCAAACGCGGTCGAGGTGGTCGTACTGCGCTCAAGGATCTCGGTAAGCCCGAGGGCAGTGAAGAGTCAGTGCAGGTCTATGACGGCCCCTACGGTCTCTACGTGAAGCAGGGCAAGGTCAACGCTTCTCTTCCCGAAGGGAAGGGGGCTGATGACATCACCCTTGAGCAGGCGGTAGAGCTGTTGGAGGCCAAGGCCGCCAGCAAGAAGGGTGGCCGTAAGGCTTCCACTACTAAGAAACCTGCAGCCAAGAAACCTGCAGCCAAGAAACCTGCAGCCAAAAAAGCTGCAGCCAAGAAGCCTGCAGCGAAAAAGCCTCCTGCTACAACGAAGTCAGGGCGCTTACGAGCGAGTGCCGTGCGCGTGATTCGCCCAGCCGAGTCCTGA
- a CDS encoding NAD(P)H-quinone oxidoreductase subunit N: MPEMGALLLDTQPLAAPGDLLNLALNAGAIAPEGAVLLAMLATLLVDLAGEKVSVRWVPPICYAGLGTALVLLALQWNAPLEPSFLGAFLSDHLAIAFRAVVASSTLLSLLISWRYAEQGGTPVGEYAAILLAATLGGMLLCGATDLVSIFVSLETLSVASYLLSGYMKRDARSSEAALKYLLVGSAAAAVFLYGSSLLYGLSGSTSLEAIGQSLLTSPTPLAALALVFVLATVAFKIAAVPFHQWTPDVYEGSPTPVVAFLSVGSKAAGFALALRILVGCFASFDTQWKLLFTVLAVLSMTLGNVVALAQTSMKRMLAYSSIGQAGFVMIGLVCGTEDGFAAMVLYMAAYLFMNMGAFACIILFSIRTGSDRISDYAGLYQKDPLITLGLSLCLLSLGGIPPMLGFFGKIYLFFAGWADHQYLLVVVGLITSVVSIYYYIGVIKMMVVKEPQEASDAVKAYPPIQWNTLGLPPLRVALVTCVVVTAVGGILSNPLFQWASDAVAGTPILQQAIANASGATLG; this comes from the coding sequence ATGCCCGAGATGGGTGCCTTGCTTCTCGACACCCAGCCATTGGCAGCGCCGGGTGATCTGCTCAATCTTGCGCTGAACGCCGGTGCTATTGCCCCGGAAGGCGCAGTGCTACTGGCGATGCTGGCCACCCTGCTGGTTGATCTAGCCGGTGAAAAGGTCTCCGTGCGCTGGGTTCCACCCATTTGTTACGCAGGCCTGGGGACAGCCCTTGTGCTGCTTGCCCTGCAGTGGAATGCTCCCTTGGAACCGTCCTTCTTGGGCGCATTCCTCTCCGATCACCTGGCCATTGCTTTCCGAGCCGTCGTGGCCAGCTCAACGTTGCTGTCCTTGCTGATCAGCTGGAGGTATGCCGAACAGGGAGGAACACCTGTTGGTGAGTACGCCGCGATCCTGCTGGCGGCAACGCTTGGAGGCATGTTGCTCTGTGGTGCCACCGATTTGGTGAGCATTTTCGTTTCACTGGAAACGCTCTCAGTCGCGAGTTATCTGCTCTCCGGCTACATGAAACGCGATGCACGCAGCTCAGAAGCAGCACTGAAATATTTACTCGTGGGTTCCGCCGCAGCTGCGGTCTTTCTCTACGGCTCCTCACTGCTCTACGGACTCAGCGGCTCCACCAGCCTTGAGGCGATCGGGCAGTCACTGCTGACCAGTCCCACCCCCCTCGCAGCTCTGGCGCTGGTGTTCGTGCTGGCAACCGTGGCGTTCAAAATTGCAGCAGTGCCCTTTCACCAGTGGACACCAGACGTCTACGAGGGTTCTCCAACGCCAGTCGTCGCCTTCCTGTCAGTCGGTTCGAAAGCCGCCGGTTTCGCGTTGGCTCTACGCATTCTTGTGGGCTGCTTCGCCAGTTTCGACACGCAATGGAAACTGCTGTTCACCGTTCTCGCGGTGCTCAGCATGACCCTCGGCAATGTTGTTGCGCTCGCCCAGACCTCAATGAAGCGGATGCTGGCCTACAGCTCCATTGGCCAAGCCGGTTTCGTCATGATCGGCCTGGTTTGCGGCACCGAAGACGGTTTCGCCGCCATGGTCCTCTACATGGCCGCCTACCTGTTCATGAACATGGGGGCATTTGCCTGCATCATCCTGTTCTCGATACGCACCGGTAGTGATCGAATCTCCGATTACGCCGGCCTTTATCAGAAGGATCCTCTAATCACACTTGGGCTCAGTCTCTGCCTGCTGTCTCTCGGTGGCATCCCACCGATGCTCGGGTTCTTTGGCAAGATCTACCTCTTCTTTGCGGGCTGGGCAGATCACCAGTATCTGCTGGTGGTTGTGGGACTGATCACCTCAGTGGTGTCGATTTACTACTACATCGGAGTGATCAAGATGATGGTGGTCAAGGAGCCCCAGGAAGCCTCTGATGCAGTGAAGGCCTATCCACCGATCCAGTGGAACACCCTGGGCCTGCCCCCACTCCGCGTCGCTCTCGTGACTTGTGTAGTCGTTACAGCTGTTGGTGGAATCCTTTCCAATCCTCTCTTCCAGTGGGCCAGTGATGCGGTGGCTGGAACGCCAATCCTGCAACAGGCGATCGCCAATGCCTCCGGAGCCACTCTTGGCTGA